The Naumovozyma dairenensis CBS 421 chromosome 1, complete genome genome includes a region encoding these proteins:
- the ERV2 gene encoding flavin-linked sulfhydryl oxidase (similar to Saccharomyces cerevisiae ERV2 (YPR037C); ancestral locus Anc_7.456) has translation MFNKFPEKPSRKESNGMVSYIKLFEEFYPYRYNEEREEEEDGYEYFFDEMLDMYPPCVSSRLCLSLWGCQIHNLINERIYYKNNNRHDDDEEEEEEKKGKKKNTNRKKFVKYNCSNILKDYELDDTVSKPFDTGNEQVEEDDEQQYYDNNVVVMDEISLTKEEKQLG, from the coding sequence atgtttaataaatttcCTGAAAAGCCAAGTAGGAAAGAATCAAATGGGATGGTTTCATATATTAAActatttgaagaattctATCCATATAGATATAACGAGGAGAGGGAAGAAGAGGAGGATGGgtatgaatattttttcgaTGAGATGCTTGATATGTATCCACCATGTGTATCTAGTCGATTATGTTTATCATTATGGGGATGTCAAATTCATAATTTGATTAATGAAAggatatattataaaaataacaatagacatgatgatgatgaggaggaggaggaggagaAGAAAggtaagaagaagaacacAAATAGAAAAAAGTTTGTCAAATATAATTGttctaatattttgaaagattatgAATTGGACGATACTGTATCGAAGCCATTTGACACAGGAAATGAACAAGTAGAAGAAGACGATGAACAACAGTActatgataataatgttgTAGTAATGGATGAGATATCATTAACTAAGGAAGAGAAGCAATTGGGATAG
- the HTS1 gene encoding histidine--tRNA ligase (similar to Saccharomyces cerevisiae HTS1 (YPR033C); ancestral locus Anc_7.445), giving the protein MVLYVYCLDIFNVYTCLSLVFIVFRLYILSFLYSFFLYQMLKRASTSLFAKHSFVSSSLSQSNRVHRIITSRSLIINNTTIKRKMSTTTDTSAPAAVPAETQQPQHPKHGSSKKKSKLQVSLKTPKGTKDWSDSDMVIREAIFTTLSSLFKRHGGVTIDTPVFELREILAGKYGEDSKLIYNLEDQGGELTSLRYDLTVPFARFVAMNNIQNIKRFHIAKVYRRDQPAMTKGRMREFYQCDFDIAGTYEHMIPDSEILSIVVEGLTALGINDFKIKLNHRKILDGIFQICGVKDEDVRRISSSVDKLDKTPWEVVKKEMTEEKGQSEETANKIGEYVKLNGSLKEIHSILSLDENITNNPLAKDGLDEIATLMEFTKSFGIDRYISFDLSLARGLDYYTGLIYEAVTAASAPPTNAQELKKKVKSEDEDASAYVGVGSIAGGGRYDNLVNMFAEASGKKSTKIPCVGVSFGVERLFSLIKQRTEAAAAIKPTATQVFVMAFGGGKDWTGYLPERMTITKELWNNGIETEYVYKTKANPRKQFDAAEKAGCQLAVILGKEEYVEGKLRVKRLGPEFADDDGEVIDIKDLVPTVQQKLSEIHKDGVNEVARLLRGL; this is encoded by the coding sequence ATGGTATTGTACGTATATTGTCTTGACATCTTCAATGTGTATACTTGTCTCTCGTTAGTCTTCATTGTTTTCCGTTTgtatattctttcttttttatattcGTTTTTCCTTTATCAAATGCTTAAAAGAGCATCAACGTCATTATTCGCTAAACATTCTTTTGTGTCTTCATCATTGTCTCAATCAAATAGAGTTCATCGAATAATAACGTCACgttcattaattattaataatactacaataaaaagaaaaatgtcCACTACCACTGATACATCAGCTCCTGCCGCTGTTCCTGCAGAAACTCAACAACCACAGCATCCAAAACATGGATCATCCAAGAAAAAGTCTAAATTACAAGTCTCACTAAAGACTCCAAAGGGTACCAAAGATTGGTCTGATTCAGACATGGTCATCAGAGAAGCTATCTTCACtactttatcatcattatttaaacGTCACGGTGGTGTTACCATTGATACCCCAGTTTTCGAATTACGTGAAATTCTTGCTGGTAAATATGGTGAAGATTCTAAATTGatttataatttggaaGATCAAGGTGGTGAATTGACCTCATTACGTTATGATTTGACTGTCCCATTTGCAAGATTCGTTgcaatgaataatattcaaaatattaaaagattCCATATCGCTAAAGTTTATAGAAGAGATCAACCAGCTATGACTAAAGGTAGAATGAGAGAATTTTATCAATGTGATTTCGATATTGCTGGTACTTATGAACATATGATTCCTGATTCAGAAATCTTGTctattgttgttgaagGGTTGACTGCATTAGGgattaatgattttaagATTAAATTGAATCATAGAAAGATTCTTGATGGgattttccaaatttgcGGTgttaaagatgaagatgtaAGAAgaatatcttcttctgttgataaattagataaGACTCCTTGGGAGGTGGTTAAGAAGGAAATGACTGAAGAAAAGGGTCAATCTGAAGAAACTGCCAATAAGATTGGTGAATACGTTAAATTGAATGgttctttgaaagaaatcCATTCTATCTTATCTTTAGATGAAAACATTACTAATAATCCATTGGCCAAAGATGGTCTAGATGAAATTGCAACTTTAATGGAATTCACTAAATCTTTCGGTATTGATAGGTACATTTCTTTCGATTTATCTTTAGCCAGAGGATTGGATTATTATACTGGTTTGATTTATGAAGCTGTCACAGCTGCTAGTGCTCCACCAACTAATGctcaagaattgaaaaagaaagttaagtctgaagatgaagacgCATCTGCGTACGTTGGTGTCGGTTCCATTGCTGGTGGTGGTCGTTACGATAATTTGGTTAATATGTTTGCTGAAGCTTCTGGTAAAAAATCAACCAAGATTCCATGTGTAGGTGTTTCATTTGGTgttgaaagattattttctttaattaaaCAAAGAACAGAAGCTGCCGCAGCTATCAAACCAACTGCCACTCAAGTCTTCGTCATGGCCTTTGGTGGTGGCAAAGATTGGACTGGTTATTTACCTGAAAGAATGACAATAACTAAAGAACTATGGAACAACGGTATTGAAACCGAATACGTCTATAAGACTAAAGCTAACCCAAGAAAACAATTCGATGCTGCTGAAAAGGCTGGTTGTCAATTGGCAGTTATTCTAggtaaagaagaatatgtAGAAGGTAAGTTACGTGTCAAGAGACTTGGTCCTGAATttgctgatgatgatggtgaagTCATTGATATTAAGGATCTCGTTCCTACTGttcaacaaaaattatctgAAATCCATAAAGACGGTGTTAACGAGGTCGCCCGTTTACTTAGGGGGTTATAG
- the NTO1 gene encoding Nto1p (similar to Saccharomyces cerevisiae NTO1 (YPR031W); ancestral locus Anc_7.439), giving the protein MSAVQNNNDDGLKLREEKHYNDFYPTLTDDTEIDVVIDLDNTAQLITEPIVGNGIVEPHTVQPIKQLMYNGQVTIEALRMDHNIAEFKKCPFELSKLDSIRFTESEQSLSLQSQVPESDSDIGKAYINEFESGIEKRYTPEQLGILNSLKLISPHLDKFIIEYDMDEQDELFLQHLRQLLSLVISHELFELLITVLEKEWFTLQSHIPRDNIYNADLTTKARINHELYGSDDGTTLSSDQPCAICYGTNSDVTNTIVFCDGCNIAVHQECYGIVFIPVDSWLCRRCQFGNNDPDIGCIVCPSKTGAFKMTDNGIWIHNICALWLPELYFANLHYMEPIEGIGNIPSSRWKLFCYICKKRMGACIQCTHKNCFLAYHVTCARRAGLYLKWDRDVSVGSVASNQVHLGNKLHSFCDKHSPVGWPSCTQNLLKTRRFFNIEINSTYSTNIALQEPSDWRTPVGTPIAPQYFATILQKILKLYKFTPAKSQTLSYEVCKYWSMKREWKRGPLIHKPQLENVSFLTSNDIENRLDFTKLLLKDLKKLKKLTELITKRVEVESSLRTHKKIILQLLNDPRRYLLKTCLIDKVVGRKEFKFLMKSTRDEHTEIQLEKFRRDQFESLEQIEGEIIPILQNMIDAPMTPIMTRRNIIKLKDYMLASIAEFRLLDPERYLMENFSIKDKKTLDIKPRLWKGPLLMDEEDLTDVEELDESQSELLQNILTGTNTEFSNGKKPVEHEEMESVTSYHRAQQHENLPRKGAGRGRRRDRGRGKGRGRGRGRLPGSGARTVINDGAGLNSERVQQTTPPVKHRGWPKGKKRGRRTVKPWSKKKNET; this is encoded by the coding sequence ATGTCCGCTGTCcagaataataatgacgaTGGTTTAAAATTAAGAGAAGAGAAACATTATAATGATTTCTACCCGACTTTGACAGATGATACTGAAATAGATGTGGTAATAGATCTCGATAATACTGCGCAATTAATAACTGAACCAATTGTAGGAAATGGGATTGTGGAGCCACATACAGTCCAACCGATTAAGCAGTTGATGTATAATGGACAAGTCACGATAGAGGCACTCCGAATGGACCATAATATTGCAGAGTTTAAAAAATGTCCCTTTGAGTTATCAAAATTGGATAGTATCAGGTTTACAGAATCTGAACAATCTCTGTCGTTACAATCACAGGTCCCAGAGTCGGATAGCGACATTGGAAAAGCATACATAAATGAATTCGAAAGTGGTATTGAAAAGCGCTATACGCCCGAACAATTAGGAATTTTGAATTCGTTGAAACTTATCTCTCCTCATTTagataaatttattatagaGTATGATATGGATGAACAAGATGAACTATTCTTACAACATCTACGccaattattatcattggTAATAAGtcatgaattatttgagCTCCTAATCACAGTTTTGGAAAAGGAATGGTTCACTTTACAGTCACATATACCGCgagataatatatataatgcAGATTTAACCACGAAAGCAAGAATAAATCACGAACTTTACGGATCAGACGATGGAACTACTTTGTCATCTGATCAACCGTGTGCAATATGTTACGGAACTAATAGTGATGTCACTAATACTATTGTATTTTGCGATGGTTGTAATATAGCTGTTCATCAAGAATGTTATGGTATCGTATTCATCCCCGTCGATTCATGGTTATGTAGGAGATGTCAATTTGGGAACAATGACCCCGATATAGGCTGTATAGTATGCCCAAGCAAAACAGGTGCCTTTAAAATGACAGATAATGGTATTTGGATACATAACATATGCGCTTTATGGTTACCAGAGTTATATTTTGCCAATTTACATTATATGGAACCTATAGAGGGGATAGGGAATATTCCAAGCTCTAGATGGAAGTTATTTTGTTACATTTGTAAGAAAAGAATGGGAGCATGTATCCAATGCACTCATAAGAATTGTTTCTTAGCATATCATGTTACATGTGCGAGACGAGCAggtttatatttaaaatgGGACAGGGATGTCTCTGTGGGATCGGTCGCATCTAACCAAGTCCACCTTGGCAATAAATTACATAGCTTTTGTGATAAGCATTCTCCAGTTGGATGGCCAAGTTGTACACaaaatttgttgaaaacaagaagattcttcaatattgaaataaaCTCCACATATTCAACCAATATAGCGCTTCAGGAACCATCAGATTGGAGAACACCAGTAGGTACACCAATTGCGCCACAGTATTTTGCAACtatattacaaaaaatactGAAACTATATAAATTTACTCCTGCAAAATCACAGACATTATCATATGAAGTGTGTAAGTATTGGTCTATGAAACGGGAGTGGAAGAGAGGACCACTGATTCATAAACCACAACTTGAAAATGTGTCTTTCTTAACATCAAACGACATAGAAAATAGGCTGgattttacaaaattacttttaaaagatttgaaaaaattaaagaagctGACAGAACTTATAACAAAGAGAGTCGAAGTTGAAAGTTCCTTACGCACACataagaaaataattttacaattGCTAAATGATCCGAGACGATATCTTCTAAAAACTTGTTTGATAGATAAAGTGGTCGGAAGAAAAGagtttaaatttttaatgaaGTCCACCAGGGATGAACATACTGAGATACAACTCGAGAAATTCCGAAGAGATCAATTTGAGAGCTTAGAGCAAATAGAAGGAGAAATAATACCtatattacaaaatatgATAGACGCTCCAATGACTCCAATAATGACACGAAGAAACATAATTAAACTCAAAGATTATATGCTTGCATCCATTGCTGAATTCAGATTACTAGACCCTGAAAGATATTTAATGgagaatttttcaataaaggACAAGAAGACATTAGATATCAAGCCAAGATTATGGAAAGGTCCGTTGTTAAtggatgaagaagatttaaCTGATGTAGAGGAATTAGACGAATCACAATCGGAATTATTGCAAAATATATTGACGGGGACCAATACTGAATTCAGTAACGGCAAAAAACCAGTAGAGCATGAAGAAATGGAATCTGTTACTTCATACCACCGTGCTCAACAGCATGAAAATCTTCCTAGGAAAGGTGCTGGTAGAGGTAGGCGTAGAGACAGGGGTAGAGGTAAAGGTAGGGGCAGAGGTAGAGGCAGACTTCCAGGAAGTGGAGCAAGAACAGTTATAAATGATGGAGCTGGTCTTAATAGTGAACGGGTACAACAAACTACACCGCCTGTAAAACATAGAGGGTGGCCAAAGGGCAAGAAAAGAGGAAGACGTACAGTTAAACCATGGagcaagaaaaagaatgaaaCCTAG
- the SPO24 gene encoding Spo24p (similar to Saccharomyces cerevisiae YPR036W-A; ancestral locus Anc_7.453), whose protein sequence is MLTYLPLLTSETSEPFIIPNISPVSQPNSRKNSTTEDESTINEKSIFLNGLESNLLKLPQLKDNDATTVAHDTIRKNSLTLL, encoded by the coding sequence ATGTTGACTTACTTACCTCTATTAACCTCAGAAACTTCTGAACCTTTCATCATCCCAAACATCTCTCCTGTATCTCAACCAAATTCAAGGAAAAATTCTACTACTGAGGATGAATCAActataaatgaaaaatcaatcTTTCTAAATGGCTTagaatcaaatttattgaaattaccacaattgaaagataatgatgCTACTACAGTTGCTCATGATACAATaaggaaaaattcattaactttattatga
- the VMA13 gene encoding H(+)-transporting V1 sector ATPase subunit H (similar to Saccharomyces cerevisiae VMA13 (YPR036W); ancestral locus Anc_7.450) yields the protein MTGSTGDSKPIRILLDSIHFNEIRKAIRSRSVGWDALIRAEIISQTDGVTAKRLEKVLVKHEKPEESGTDNESLLKIDDEVLLSLLRILKTSDSMESQKATQNLIAELLSSDEYSDVTVRFFQENPEQVQELFDVSMVRGDSQTVLISAFNLVSLLIQDKLNENKEMVIQIFENENFIKLLQNYEKTDTCYVCIRLIQELMTIKSYKKIVWDNEAKIVPTLFIIIKRAINETTSSSSSTSSSNGGGRMFVPTINNNSNNLGIQIQYYSLLLIWLMTFNSNWAREFINKYLEDFLKLLKLIKVTIKEKISRLSISIILQCCSNRVKGNKQIIKDLILLGDGIPTLQSLSERKYSDEELRNDIIELKEILEDEYKELTSFDEYIAELDSKLLCWSPPHIDNGFWSDNINEFKENNWKIFKKLINLLIDIEKSGSSTTTSQTKLILQVALNDITHVIELLPESVNVLSELGGKVVIMELLNHSDSRVKYEALKATQAMIGYKFR from the coding sequence atGACAGGTTCTACTGGTGATTCCAAACCAATTAGAATACTACTAGATAGTATacatttcaatgaaataagAAAGGCAATCAGGTCAAGATCAGTTGGATGGGATGCCTTAATTAGGGCTGAGATTATAAGTCAAACTGATGGGGTAACAGCTAAACGGTTGGAGAAGGTTCTAGTTAAACATGAAAAACCTGAAGAATCGGGTACCGATAATGAAtctcttttgaaaattgatgatgaggTTCTTTTATCTTTGCTTCgtattttgaaaacttcTGATAGTATGGAGAGTCAAAAGGCTACGCAAAATTTGATTgctgaattattatcatctgATGAATATTCTGATGTTACTGTTAGATTTTTCCAAGAGAATCCTGAACAAGTTCAAGAGTTATTTGATGTTTCTATGGTTAGAGGTGATTCACAAACTGTTCTTATTTCTGCTTTCAATTTAGTTTCTTTATTGATTcaagataaattaaatgaaaataaagagatggttattcaaatttttgaaaatgaaaattttataaagttattacaaaattatGAAAAGACTGATACATGTTATGTTTGTATTAGAttaattcaagaattgaTGACTATTAAATCATATAAGAAGATTGTTTGGGATAATGAAGCCAAAATTGTGCCtactttatttattattatcaagagAGCCATTAACGAGACAACATctagtagtagtagtacTAGTAGTAGTAATGGTGGTGGTCGTATGTTTGTCCCCAcgattaataataattccaataatttagggattcaaattcaatattattcactattattaatttggTTAATGACATTTAATTCCAATTGGGCTCgagaatttattaataaatatttggaagattttttgaaactattaaaattaattaaagttACCATAAAGGAGAAAATATCTAGATTATccatttcaataattttacaaTGTTGTTCCAATCGTGTCAAGGGTAATAAGCAAATCATCAAAGATTTAATTCTTTTGGGAGATGGTATCCCTACTTTACAATCATTAAGTGAAAGGAAATattctgatgaagaattaagaaatgatataattgaattaaaggaaattttggaagatgaatataaagaattgacctcatttgatgaatatattgCAGAATTAgattctaaattattatgTTGGTCTCCACCTCATATTGATAATGGATTTTGGTCAGATAatataaatgaatttaaggaaaataattggaaaatctttaagaaattgattaatttattgattgatattgaaaaatctgGAAGTAGTACAACTACATCACAAACCAAATTAATCTTACAAGTTGCACTAAATGATATTACTCatgttattgaattattaccTGAAAGTGTTAATGTCTTAAGTGAATTAGGTGGTAAAGTAGTGATCATGGAATTATTAAACCATTCTGATTCCAGAGTGAAGTATGAAGCGTTAAAGGCAACACAAGCAATGATTGGATATAAATTCAGATAG
- the GLN1 gene encoding glutamate--ammonia ligase (similar to Saccharomyces cerevisiae GLN1 (YPR035W); ancestral locus Anc_7.449), translating to MSESVSVEKTQILQKYLDLDQRGVIIAEYVWIDGTGHLRSKGRSLKKKITSVEQLPEWNFDGSSTNQAPGNDSDIYLKPVAYYPDPFRRGDNIVVLAACYNNDGTPNKFNHRHEAAKLFNAHKDEEIWFGLEQEYTLFDMYDDVYGWPKGGYPAPQGPYYCGVGAGKVYARDVIEAHYRACLYAGIELSGINAEVMPSQWEFQVGPCTGIEMGDQLWMARYFLHRVAEEFGVKISFHPKPLKGDWNGAGCHTNVSTKKMRQPGGMKYIEQAIESLSKRHAEHIKLYGADNDQRLTGRHETASMTNFSSGVANRGASIRIPRSVAKEGYGYFEDRRPASNIDPYLVTGIMCETVCGAIENADMSKEFDRESS from the coding sequence atGTCCGAAAGTGTTAGTGTTGAAAAGACTCAAATCTTACAAAAATATCTAGATTTAGATCAAAGAGGTGTCATAATTGCTGAATACGTCTGGATCGACGGTACCGGTCATCTACGTTCAAAAGGTAGAtctttaaagaagaaaattacCTCCGTTGAACAATTACCAGAATGGAATTTTGATGGTTCTTCCACTAACCAAGCTCCAGGTAACGATTCAGATATCTATTTGAAACCAGTAGCTTATTACCCAGATCCCTTCAGAAGAGGTGACAATATTGTTGTCTTGGCCGCTTGTTATAACAATGACGGTACTCCTAACAAATTTAACCATAGACACGAAGCTGCTAAATTATTTAACGCTCATAaggatgaagaaatttggTTCGGTTTAGAACAAGAATATACTTTATTTGATATGTATGATGATGTTTATGGATGGCCAAAGGGTGGTTATCCAGCTCCACAAGGTCCTTACTATTGTGGTGTTGGTGCTGGTAAAGTTTACGCTAGGGATGTTATTGAAGCTCATTATAGAGCTTGTCTGTATGCTGGTATTGAATTATCTGGTATTAATGCTGAAGTTATGCCATCTCAATGGGAATTCCAAGTTGGTCCATGTACAGGTATTGAAATGGGTGATCAATTATGGATGGCTAGATATTTCTTACATAGAGTAGCTGAAGAATTTGGTGTTAAGATTTCCTTCCATCCAAAACCATTGAAAGGTGATTGGAATGGTGCTGGTTGTCATACTAATGTTTCTACAAAGAAGATGAGACAACCAGGTGgtatgaaatatattgaacaaGCGATTGAAAGTTTGTCAAAGAGACATGCTGAACATATTAAACTTTATGGTGCTGATAATGATCAAAGATTAACTGGTAGACATGAAACTGCCTCTATGACCAACTTCTCTTCAGGTGTTGCCAACAGAGGTGCTTCAATTAGAATTCCAAGATCTGTTGCCAAGGAAGGTTACGGGTACTTTGAAGATCGTAGACCAGCTTCTAACATTGATCCATACTTAGTTACTGGTATAATGTGTGAAACTGTTTGTGGTGCTATTGAAAACGCTGATATGAGCAAAGAATTCGACAGAGAATCCTCTTAA
- the ARP7 gene encoding Arp7p (similar to Saccharomyces cerevisiae ARP7 (YPR034W); ancestral locus Anc_7.448), translating into MEVIEDNNSKKCIVIQQGTNTTIAGFNNSDLPQCVIPSTYIYDKQEDKMIFGLYDMLDIATSLEDADRYEVFTILDKNGIPYNWEALEQQWNYLFNDVLRCSPEEYPLVITIPSMKKEIDGEVLEKYFSLVFERFKFPVFQIILEPLAITLSLGKSSGLVIDMGSSGCRVTPIIDGTVIKNAVLSSKYGGAFLDYQIIETLQKKLDEEATAVVKGSADDDNNNVNIGTSQIDLRKNTSIEAWLQSNTWIKEFKSTMLQVTDKPLQDVEKHHKEQTEMYIRQHEEIQRYNSTVKDSSNANAIEAAAAANKTAIESIYNNNPLNQKKNYLIKPSHKTISLEARECYKLAEYLFQPNLASETFPLEDGLGGIIGKSIKKAAATVSSIGTTVSTTDTMGGKGHNMGPSLVSLHKNNNTTGKKDSNNGRVSASFITQSTSSSLASTINALKPEQVYAKLLTNVIITGSSSLLEGMEQRILKELSIRFPQYKLTTFANQNIMDRKFQSWLGTVTMSNLPSWELGKWYSKEEYEIELEKGKKAQKQNEKENDAAANAADADNMDIDKEGEIQ; encoded by the coding sequence atggaggtaattgaagataataattctaaAAAATGTATTGTCATACAGCAAGGTACCAATACAACAATTGCTGGATTTAATAATTCGGATCTACCACAATGTGTCATCCCATCGACTTATATTTATGACAAGCAAGAAGATAAAATGATATTTGGTCTATATGACATGCTTGATATTGCTACGTCACTGGAAGACGCCGATAGGTATGAAGTGTTCACAATTCTTGATAAAAATGGTATACCATATAATTGGGAAGCATTAGAACAACAATGGaattatttgtttaatGATGTTTTGAGATGTTCTCCAGAAGAATATCCATTAGTGATAACAATCCCAtcaatgaagaaagaaattgatggTGAAGTTTTAGAGAAATACTTTAGTTtagtttttgaaagatttaaattcccagtttttcaaattattttagAACCATTGGCTATAACTTTATCATTGGGTAAAAGTTCAGGTTTAGTCATTGACATGGGGTCATCTGGTTGTCGTGTGACACCTATTATTGATGGTACTGTCATCAAGAATGCTGTTCTTTCATCTAAATATGGTGGAGCTTTCCTTGATTATCAAATCATTGAAACGTTACAAAAGAAGCTTGATGAGGAAGCAACTGCTGTCGTAAAAGGTTctgctgatgatgataataataatgttaatattGGAACCTCACAGATTGACTTGAGGAAAAATACTTCCATAGAGGCTTGGTTACAATCGAATACATGgattaaagaatttaagTCGACTATGTTACAAGTGACAGATAAACCATTACAAGATGTAGAAAAGCATCATAAAGAACAAACAGAAATGTATATCAGACAACATGAGGAGATTCAAAGATATAATAGTACAGTGAAAGATAGTTCGAATGCTAATGCTATAGAAGCCGCTGCTGCAGCCAACAAGACTGccattgaatcaatttataataataatccattgaatcaaaagaagaactaTTTGATAAAACCAAGTCATAAAACAATATCGTTAGAGGCAAGAGAATGTTATAAATTGGCTGAATATTTATTCCAACCAAATTTAGCATCAGAAACGTTCCCATTAGAAGATGGGTTAGGAGGAATTATTGGTAAATCTATCAAGAAGGCTGCAGCGACAGTGAGTTCCATTGGTACAACTGTTTCAACCACAGATACCATGGGAGGCAAAGGTCATAATATGGGTCCATCATTGGTATCGCTgcataaaaataataatactactGGGAAAAAGGATAGTAATAATGGACGAGTATCAGCATCATTTATTACTCAATCgacatcatcttcattagcATCTACGATTAATGCACTTAAACCTGAACAAGTTTATGCCAAATTATTAACTAATGTAATTATAACAGGATCAAgttcattattagaaggTATGGAACAACGTATACtgaaagaattatcaataaGATTCCCACAATATAAATTAACTACATTTGCgaatcaaaatattatggATCGGAAATTTCAAAGTTGGTTAGGTACTGTTACAATGTCTAATTTACCGTCATGGGAATTAGGGAAATGGTATtctaaagaagaatatgaaataGAACTagagaaaggaaaaaaagcacaaaaacaaaatgaGAAAGAGAACGATGCTGCCGCTAACGCTGCTGACGCCGATAACATGGATATAGATAAGGAAGGAGAAATACAATAG